In Micrococcus luteus NCTC 2665, a single window of DNA contains:
- a CDS encoding ABC transporter permease, producing MTTNNSSTTGAQLDEKQIFDLAEAEDAKLRAKAGKSYSQGALVRKRFFRHKAAMISLIMLVFITLMAFSSIGFAGIPGWWDKSYTAAASVVNGGRPTLSVVPQAFGGEGIRWGEHPFGQDTTGKDYFALVMRGTQQSMIIAAIVGLLSTVIGAIVGAVSGYFGGWVDSVLMRLTDLIIVIPLLVLAAVLGQMASGMKMGILPLAVVLGLVSWTSLARLVRGEVLSLREKEFVAAAVAMGAKPGRLIFKHLLPNTIGVIVVNATFAIAGAVLLETSLSFLGFGVKAPDSSLGLLISDYQNAFTTRPWLFWWPGMIILAIALSVNFLGDGLRDAFDPRQGAGAHRRPRFFGRRAAATEAGATTAGGLAAAPTAGRLEAPVEEAGGSARISDADEDGQR from the coding sequence ATGACCACCAACAACTCCTCGACGACGGGCGCGCAGCTCGACGAGAAGCAGATCTTCGACCTCGCGGAGGCGGAGGACGCCAAGCTCCGCGCCAAGGCCGGGAAGTCCTACTCCCAGGGCGCCCTGGTCCGCAAGCGGTTCTTCCGCCACAAGGCGGCGATGATCTCCCTGATCATGCTGGTCTTCATCACGCTGATGGCGTTCTCCTCCATCGGCTTCGCCGGCATCCCCGGCTGGTGGGACAAGTCCTACACGGCCGCGGCCTCCGTGGTGAACGGCGGTCGCCCGACGCTCTCGGTCGTGCCGCAGGCCTTCGGGGGCGAGGGCATCCGCTGGGGCGAGCACCCCTTCGGCCAGGACACCACGGGCAAGGACTACTTCGCCCTCGTGATGCGCGGGACCCAGCAGTCCATGATCATCGCGGCCATCGTGGGCCTGCTCTCCACCGTGATCGGCGCGATCGTCGGCGCCGTGTCCGGGTACTTCGGCGGCTGGGTCGACTCCGTCCTGATGCGCCTGACCGACCTGATCATCGTCATCCCGCTGCTCGTGCTCGCCGCGGTGCTCGGCCAGATGGCCAGCGGCATGAAGATGGGCATCCTCCCGCTCGCGGTGGTGCTCGGCCTCGTGTCCTGGACGTCCCTGGCCCGCCTCGTGCGCGGCGAGGTCCTGTCCCTGCGCGAGAAGGAGTTCGTGGCGGCCGCCGTCGCCATGGGCGCCAAGCCGGGCCGCCTGATCTTCAAGCACCTGCTGCCCAACACGATCGGCGTGATCGTCGTGAACGCGACGTTCGCGATCGCGGGCGCGGTGCTGCTGGAGACCTCGCTGTCCTTCCTCGGCTTCGGCGTGAAGGCGCCGGACTCGTCCCTGGGCCTGCTCATCTCCGACTACCAGAACGCGTTCACCACCCGTCCGTGGCTGTTCTGGTGGCCCGGCATGATCATCCTCGCGATCGCCCTGTCCGTGAACTTCCTCGGCGACGGCCTGCGCGACGCCTTCGACCCGCGCCAGGGCGCGGGCGCCCACCGCAGGCCCCGCTTCTTCGGCCGCCGCGCGGCCGCCACCGAGGCCGGTGCGACGACGGCGGGCGGTCTGGCCGCGGCCCCGACGGCCGGTCGGCTCGAGGCCCCCGTGGAGGAGGCCGGCGGATCCGCACGGATCTCCGACGCGGACGAGGACGGTCAGCGATGA
- a CDS encoding ABC transporter permease, with the protein MLKFILKRLGSSLLVLFGASILLFFLVAHSGDPLQDLRESQNPNRETLIAARTAFMGLDQPWYARYWDWLQGIGGCVTGQCDLGLSRNGQSVADLLSNAAASTLRLVVLATVLAIIIGIAIGIVTAIRQYSGLDYVVTFLIFLFFSLPVFWAAVLLKEYMGIRFNDWIRSPELNWPLLIGVAVLAGLVLQAVMAGDLARRAFTFGATAAFILLAGWVLFAVDFWRHPQMGPVVQLVIGLAAAVGATAVISGLRNRPVLKAALVTAAIGLVAYYATYGLLWRTPSALLLAGLGVILVLVAILVGRLLGGFSKGSAVSASLVTALIMGVAIVAEHLMNYWPAFLKVKPRPISTIGSGTPNLDAHFWVVFLDRGAQLLLPTILLTIISVATYSRYTRSSMLEVSRQDYIRTARAKGLPERQVILKHAFRNSLIPITTIMAFDFAGLIGGAVITEQVFGWKGMGELFATGLHDVDPMPVMAFFLVTGTAAVLMNLVADVLYAVLDPRIRV; encoded by the coding sequence GTGCTGAAATTCATCCTCAAGCGCCTCGGCAGCTCCCTCCTGGTGCTGTTCGGCGCGTCGATCCTGCTCTTCTTCCTCGTGGCCCACTCGGGTGACCCCCTCCAGGACCTGCGAGAGTCACAGAACCCCAACCGTGAGACCCTCATCGCCGCCCGCACCGCGTTCATGGGGCTGGACCAGCCCTGGTACGCCCGGTACTGGGACTGGCTCCAGGGCATCGGCGGCTGCGTCACCGGTCAGTGCGACCTCGGCCTCAGCCGGAACGGTCAGTCCGTCGCAGACCTGCTGAGCAACGCCGCGGCCTCCACGCTGCGCCTCGTGGTGCTGGCGACCGTCCTGGCGATCATCATCGGCATCGCGATCGGCATCGTCACCGCGATCCGCCAGTACTCCGGCCTCGACTACGTGGTCACGTTCCTGATCTTCCTCTTCTTCTCGCTGCCCGTGTTCTGGGCGGCCGTGCTCCTGAAGGAGTACATGGGGATCCGGTTCAACGACTGGATCCGCAGCCCCGAGCTGAACTGGCCCCTCCTCATCGGGGTCGCCGTCCTCGCGGGCCTGGTCCTGCAGGCCGTCATGGCGGGCGACCTCGCGCGGCGCGCCTTCACGTTCGGCGCCACCGCCGCGTTCATCCTGCTCGCCGGCTGGGTGCTGTTCGCCGTCGACTTCTGGCGGCATCCGCAGATGGGCCCGGTCGTGCAGCTGGTCATCGGCCTGGCCGCCGCCGTCGGCGCCACCGCGGTGATCTCCGGTCTGCGCAACCGGCCGGTCCTCAAGGCCGCCCTGGTCACGGCCGCGATCGGCCTCGTCGCCTACTACGCCACCTACGGCCTGCTGTGGCGGACGCCGTCCGCGCTGCTGCTGGCCGGCCTCGGCGTCATCCTCGTGCTGGTGGCCATCCTGGTGGGCCGCCTGCTCGGCGGCTTCTCCAAGGGCTCGGCCGTGTCCGCCTCGCTGGTGACCGCCCTGATCATGGGCGTGGCGATCGTGGCGGAGCACCTGATGAACTACTGGCCGGCCTTCCTGAAGGTCAAGCCGCGCCCGATCTCCACGATCGGCTCGGGCACTCCGAACCTGGACGCCCACTTCTGGGTGGTGTTCCTGGACCGCGGTGCGCAGCTGCTGCTGCCCACCATCCTGCTGACCATCATCTCGGTGGCCACGTATTCGCGGTACACGCGCTCCTCCATGCTCGAGGTCTCGCGTCAGGACTACATCCGCACCGCTCGCGCCAAGGGCCTGCCGGAGCGCCAGGTGATCCTGAAGCACGCGTTCCGCAACTCGCTGATCCCCATCACCACGATCATGGCCTTCGACTTCGCCGGCCTGATCGGCGGCGCCGTGATCACGGAGCAGGTGTTCGGCTGGAAGGGGATGGGCGAGCTGTTCGCCACCGGCCTGCACGACGTGGACCCCATGCCCGTGATGGCGTTCTTCCTCGTGACGGGCACCGCCGCCGTGCTGATGAACCTCGTGGCGGACGTGCTCTACGCCGTCCTCGACCCCCGGATTCGAGTGTGA